One Brassica oleracea var. oleracea cultivar TO1000 chromosome C7, BOL, whole genome shotgun sequence genomic window carries:
- the LOC106307035 gene encoding serine/threonine-protein kinase SRK2I produces MDRAAAVSTGPMDMPIMHDSDRYDFVKDIGSGNFGVARLMRDKVTKELVAVKYIERGDKIDENVQREIINHRSLRHPNIVRFREVILTPTHLAIIMEYASGGELYERICNAGRFSEDEARFFFQQLISGVSYCHAMQICHRDLKLENTLLDGSPAPRLKICDFGYSKSSVLHSQPKSTVGTPAYIAPEVLLRQEYDGKIADVWSCGVTLYVMLVGAYPFEDPDEPRDYRKTIQRILSVKYAIPEDVRISPECCHLISRIFVADPATRISIPEIKNHAWFLKNLPADLIEESNTGSQFQEPEQPMQSLDTIMQIISEATIPAVRNRCLDEFMTDNLDLDDDMDDFDSESEIDIDSSGEIVYAL; encoded by the exons ATGGATCGAGCAGCAGCGGTGAGCACAGGACCGATGGATATGCCGATTATGCACGACAGTGATCGATACGACTTCGTTAAAGATATTGGGTCTGGTAACTTTGGAGTAGCTCGTCTCATGAGAGATAAAGTCACAAAGGAGCTCGTTGCTGTTAAGTACATCGAGCGAGGAGACAAG ATTGATGAGAATGTTCAGAGGGAAATAATAAACCACAGGTCACTCAGGCATCCTAATATTGTCAGATTTAGAGAG GTCATTTTAACACCGACTCATTTGGCTATTATAATGGAATATGCTTCTGGTGGTGAACTTTATGAGCGGATTTGCAATGCTGGACGGTTTAGCGAGGACGAG GCTCGATTCTTCTTTCAGCAGCTTATATCTGGAGTCAGCTATTGTCATGCCATG CAAATTTGCCATCGTGACCTGAAGCTGGAGAATACATTATTGGACGGAAGTCCTGCACCTCGCTTGAAAATATGTGATTTTGGATACTCAAAG TCTTCTGTTCTTCACTCGCAACCAAAATCAACTGTTGGCACTCCTGCTTACATTGCACCAGAGGTGCTACTTCGTCAAGAATATGATGGCAAG ATAGCAGATGTATGGTCGTGCGGTGTAACTTTATACGTCATGTTGGTTGGAGCCTATCCATTCGAAGATCCAGACGAGCCTAGAGACTATCGTAAGACTATACAGAGAATCCTTAGCGTTAAATACGCGATCCCTGAAGACGTAAGGATTTCACCTGAATGCTGTCATCTCATTTCAAGAATCTTCGTTGCTGATCCCGCTACT AGGATTAGCATACCAGAGATCAAAAACCATGCTTGGTTCTTGAAGAACCTTCCAGCTGATCTAATAGAGGAGAGCAACACGGGAAGCCAGTTTCAAGAGCCTGAACAACCGATGCAGAGCCTCGACACGATCATGCAAATCATCTCCGAAGCCACGATTCCCGCTGTGAGAAACCGTTGTCTAGACGAGTTCATGACGGACAATCTTGATCTTGATGATGATATGGACGACTTTGATTCCGAGTCTGAGATCGATATTGATAGTAGCGGAGAGATAGTTTATGCTCTGTGA
- the LOC106305678 gene encoding LOB domain-containing protein 36 isoform X1 → MASSSSPCAACKFLRRKCTQECVFAPYFPPDNPQKFSYVHKVFGASNVAKLLNEIAANQREDAVNSLFYEAEARLRDPVYGCVGLISILQHRHKQLQQDLENAKKELAAYVGPQDMLPILQTHHHPQPHFMSIPPQPQRPSSSSSSASVLTQQQQLHHNLFPMMAIPTGQLYHQQQQNIFEAQQLAAVNAVAREQQQNELFRAFGAGGGSNTSPHHYHQNQPQVEVLRFDNGFDFVPTGSVTVTGFNQLSSCGTTVTGMSPSLALGGNFVDSPPTNDSYHTDQQLHHHHQKQQHHEAQLFIPTQSSQPLPLQTQETQTQSNSESGEGRRSIIDSSR, encoded by the exons ATGGCGTCTTCAAGCTCTCCCTGCGCAGCTTGTAAGTTCCTAAGGAGAAAATGCACACAAGAATGTGTATTCGCTCCATATTTCCCTCCAGATAACCCTCAAAAATTCTCTTACGTTCACAAAGTCTTCGGTGCAAGTAATGTCGCTAAGCTTCTCAACGAGATTGCGGCTAACCAAAGAGAAGACGCTGTTAACTCTCTTTTCTACGAAGCCGAAGCTCGACTCCGCGACCCTGTTTACGGTTGCGTCGGTTTAATCTCGATTCTTCAACATCGGCATAAACAGCTTCAACAAGATCTTGAAAACGCCAAGAAAGAACTCGCTGCTTACGTTGGTCCTCAAGATATGCTTCCTATTCTCCAAACGCATCATCATCCTCAACCGCATTTCATGTCTATACCGCCGCAGCCGCAGCGACCGTCTTCCTCCTCTTCTTCAGCGTCTGTGCTAACTCAGCAGCAGCAACTGCATCATAACTTGTTTCCAATGATGGCTATTCCAACTGGACAACTGTACCATCAGCAACAGCAAAATATTTTTGAGGCTCAGCAACTAGCGGCGGTTAATGCGGTTGCGAGAGAGCAGCAGCAGAATGAATTGTTTAGAGCGTTTGGAGCAGGAGGAGGAAGTAACACTAGTCCACATCATTATCATCAAAACCAACCTCAAGTTGAGGTTTTGAGGTTTGATAATGGTTTTGACTTTGTACCGACCGGTTCAGTTACAGTAACCGGATTTAATCAATTAAGCTCCTGCGGTACAACGGTAACCGGAATGTCACCGTCTTTGGCTCTTGGTGGTAACTTTGTTGATAGTCCTCCCACGAATGATAGTTATCATACGGATCAGCAATTACATCATCATCATCAAAAGCAGCAACATCATGAG GCTCAGTTGTTCATACCTACACAATCTTCCCAACCGCTACCACTTCAAACGCAGGAGACTCAGACGCAGTCAAATTCAGAGAGCGGGGAGGGTAGAAGGAGTATCATTGATTCATCTCGTTAG
- the LOC106305678 gene encoding LOB domain-containing protein 36 isoform X2, protein MASSSSPCAACKFLRRKCTQECVFAPYFPPDNPQKFSYVHKVFGASNVAKLLNEIAANQREDAVNSLFYEAEARLRDPVYGCVGLISILQHRHKQLQQDLENAKKELAAYVGPQDMLPILQTHHHPQPHFMSIPPQPQRPSSSSSSASVLTQQQQLHHNLFPMMAIPTGQLYHQQQQNIFEAQQLAAVNAVAREQQQNELFRAFGAGGGSNTSPHHYHQNQPQVEVLRFDNGFDFVPTGSVTVTGFNQLSSCGTTVTGMSPSLALGGNFVDSPPTNDSYHTDQQLHHHHQKQQHHEAQLFIPTQSSQPLPLQTQETQTQSNSESGEGRRSIIDSSR, encoded by the coding sequence ATGGCGTCTTCAAGCTCTCCCTGCGCAGCTTGTAAGTTCCTAAGGAGAAAATGCACACAAGAATGTGTATTCGCTCCATATTTCCCTCCAGATAACCCTCAAAAATTCTCTTACGTTCACAAAGTCTTCGGTGCAAGTAATGTCGCTAAGCTTCTCAACGAGATTGCGGCTAACCAAAGAGAAGACGCTGTTAACTCTCTTTTCTACGAAGCCGAAGCTCGACTCCGCGACCCTGTTTACGGTTGCGTCGGTTTAATCTCGATTCTTCAACATCGGCATAAACAGCTTCAACAAGATCTTGAAAACGCCAAGAAAGAACTCGCTGCTTACGTTGGTCCTCAAGATATGCTTCCTATTCTCCAAACGCATCATCATCCTCAACCGCATTTCATGTCTATACCGCCGCAGCCGCAGCGACCGTCTTCCTCCTCTTCTTCAGCGTCTGTGCTAACTCAGCAGCAGCAACTGCATCATAACTTGTTTCCAATGATGGCTATTCCAACTGGACAACTGTACCATCAGCAACAGCAAAATATTTTTGAGGCTCAGCAACTAGCGGCGGTTAATGCGGTTGCGAGAGAGCAGCAGCAGAATGAATTGTTTAGAGCGTTTGGAGCAGGAGGAGGAAGTAACACTAGTCCACATCATTATCATCAAAACCAACCTCAAGTTGAGGTTTTGAGGTTTGATAATGGTTTTGACTTTGTACCGACCGGTTCAGTTACAGTAACCGGATTTAATCAATTAAGCTCCTGCGGTACAACGGTAACCGGAATGTCACCGTCTTTGGCTCTTGGTGGTAACTTTGTTGATAGTCCTCCCACGAATGATAGTTATCATACGGATCAGCAATTACATCATCATCATCAAAAGCAGCAACATCATGAGGCTCAGTTGTTCATACCTACACAATCTTCCCAACCGCTACCACTTCAAACGCAGGAGACTCAGACGCAGTCAAATTCAGAGAGCGGGGAGGGTAGAAGGAGTATCATTGATTCATCTCGTTAG
- the LOC106301978 gene encoding 50S ribosomal protein L25 → MAIWWRGLRSAAEAANLPAYSFGRSIRCLHQYETIQAIPREATGRRVSARDRTIGRIPAVVFTQSLLETDASKRGVSRKQLLTADRKQIKSIVDSVGLPFFCSTTFKLQVRAGQGSSSLVESGRVLPLKIHRDEESGKILNLVFVWANDGELLKVDVPLVFKGLDDCPGLKKGGNLRSMRSTLKLLGPAEHIPSKIEVDVSKLDIADKVLMQEVEFHPSLKLLSKNDTLPVCKIVATSPVKEPEAVQA, encoded by the exons ATGGCGATATGGTGGCGTGGCCTGAGATCCGCGGCGGAGGCAGCTAATCTGCCAGCATACTCATTCGGTCGATCGATTCGGTGTTTACATCAGTATGAGACGATTCAGGCGATACCACGAGAGGCTACGGGGCGAAGAGTATCGGCTCGAGATCGGACGATTGGCCGGATCCCCGCCGTGGTTTTCACTCAATCGCTTCTCGAGACGGACGCTTCGAAGAGAGGCGTTTCGAGGAAGCAGCTTTTGACGGCCGATAGGAAGCAGATCAAGTCCATTGTTGACTCTGTGGGCCTCCCGTTCTTCTGTTCGACCACTTTCAAGCTCCAGGTCAGAGCTGGGCAAGGCTCTTCGTCGCTGGTTGAGTCGGGTCGTGTTCTTCCCCTCAAG ATTCATAGAGATGAAGAAAGTGGGAAGATACTTAATTTAGTGTTCGTGTGGGCTAATGATGGAGAGCTGTTGAAGGTTGATGTTCCTCTTGTTTTCAAAGGTTTAGATGATTGTCCTGGTCTTAAGAAAG GGGGAAATCTACGGTCAATGCGAAGCACTCTGAAGCTTCTAGGCCCAGCGGAACACATTCCATCGAAAATCGAAGTAGATGTGAGCAAACTGGATATAGCGGACAAAGTGTTGATGCAAGAAGTTGAATTCCATCCATCATTGAAGCTGTTGAGCAAGAATGACACATTGCCTGTGTGTAAGATTGTTGCCACAAGCCCGGTCAAAGAACCAGAAGCTGTTCAAGCATAG
- the LOC106307043 gene encoding mitogen-activated protein kinase kinase kinase YODA isoform X2 has translation MRWLPQISFSSLKPVASYSESPDPDRNLDRDRFHRRLFRFNRGRLTRQRKLRHLTDDDVLVQRPASTSSSSSSPTVDVGLHRSPSAYTSGPRSPSAVPLPLPLPLPEGDSRNRNAVNVRGLEERDRDPGRVIADRTSSGGPPLSSVAHDSRRASENSSCNNSPNTRNGYWVNIPTMSAPTSPYMSPVPSPQRKSTGHDLPFFNLPPKSNQAWSAPDMPFDTSGLPPPAFYDFTAFSTGNSPINSPQPRSPRRQIRSPQPSRPTSPLHPMLSPEHLAAPRDGVSSPLHPRMSTDVASGRSSNVHPLPLPPGAACPSPSAATSPVPYPQATLKQDSFPMNSQWKKGKLIGRGTFGSVYVASNSETGALCAMKEVELFPDDPKSAECIKQLEQEIKLLSNLQHPNIVQYFGSEIVEDRFFIYLEYVHPGSINKYIRDHGGGTMTESVVRNFTRHILSGLAYLHSKKTVHRDIKGANLLVDASGVVKLADFGMAKHLTGQRADLSLKGSPYWMAPELMQAVMQKDSNPDLAFAVDIWSLGCTIIEMFTGKPPWSEFEGAAAMFKVMRDSPPVPESMSPEGKEFLRLCFQRNPAERPTASMLLEHRFLKNSVQSTSPRNSDVSNCSHLLNGMNIKEPNTRREKPNFKLDQIPRARNVTSSESFFKRTSFSPVKVGSSKSTGLLI, from the exons ATGCGTTGGCTTCCACAAATCTCCTTCTCGTCTCTCAAACCCGTGGCTTCTTACTCTGAATCCCCGGATCCAGATCGCAATCTGGATCGAGATCGTTTCCATCGTCGTCTGTTTCGCTTCAACCGCGGGAGGCTCACGCGTCAGAGGAAGCTCCGTCACTTGACCGACGACGATGTTTTGGTACAACGCCCTGCTTCAACATCTTCTTCTTCTTCTTCTCCCACCGTCGACGTCGGGTTACATCGATCTCCAAGCGCTTACACGTCGGGTCCCCGCTCCCCTTCCGCCGTTCCCTTACCGTTACCTCTGCCGTTACCAGAAGGAGATTCGAGGAATCGGAATGCGGTAAACGTTAGAGGATTGGAGGAGAGAGATCGAGATCCCGGTAGAGTTATTGCTGATCGCACCTCCTCTGGTGGTCCTCCTCTCTCCAG CGTTGCACATGACTCGAGAAGAGCCTCTGAGAATTCTAGCTGTAACAATAGTCCGAATACTAGAAACGGTTATTGGGTGAACATACCAACCATGAGTGCTCCGACGAGTCCCTACATGAGTCCCGTCCCCAGCCCTCAAAGGAAGAGCACCGGCCACGATTTGCCCTTTTTTAATCTGCCTCCTAAGAGCAATCAAGCATGGTCTGCACCTGATATGCCCTTTGACACCTCTGGACTACCTCCTCCTGCGTTTTACGACTTCACTGCGTTTAGCACAGGCAACTCTCCAATCAACAGCCCACAGCCTCGAAGTCCGCGCAGACAGATCAGAAGTCCACAACCGAGCAGACCAACTTCACCGTTGCACCCGATGCTATCGCCTGAGCATTTGGCTGCACCAAGGGATGGTGTTTCCTCGCCGTTGCATCCCAGGATGTCCACTGATGTTGCCAGTGGACGTAGCTCCAATGTTCATCCTTTGCCTCTTCCTCCTGGAGCTGCTTGTCCCTCTCCATCAGCTGCTACTTCTCCTGTTCCGTACCCGCAGGCTACTCTCAAACAGGATTCGTTCCCGATGAATTCTCAGTGGAAGAAAGGGAAGCTAATAGGTCGTGGTACATTTGGAAGTGTTTATGTCGCCAGTAACAG TGAAACTGGAGCATTATGTGCGATGAAGGAAGTTGAGTTGTTTCCTGATGACCCAAAATCTGCGGAATGTATAAAGCAATTAGAGCAG GAAATCAAACTTCTCAGTAACCTTCAACATCCAAACATTGTGCAGTATTTTGGTAGTGAGATA GTGGAAGATCGTTTCTTTATATACCTGGAATATGTTCACCCGGGTTCAATTAACAAATATATTCGAGACCATGGCGGCGGTACCATGACAGAATCAGTTGTTCGCAATTTTACTCGTCACATCTTGTCCGGCCTGGCTTATTTGCACAGCAAAAAGACAGTACATAG GGATATCAAAGGTGCTAATCTCCTTGTCGATGCCTCTGGTGTTGTCAAGCTTGCTGACTTCGGCATGGCTAAACAC CTTACCGGGCAAAGAGCTGATCTTTCGCTGAAGGGAAGCCCGTACTGGATGGCACCAGAG CTCATGCAAGCTGTGATGCAAAAAGATAGCAACCCGGATCTCGCTTTTGCTGTTGATATATGGAGTTTAGGATGTACAATCATCGAGATGTTCACTGGAAAGCCTCCATGGAGTGAGTTTGAAGGG GCTGCAGCTATGTTCAAGGTGATGAGAGATAGCCCACCGGTACCTGAATCGATGTCACCGGAGGGCAAAGAGTTTCTAAGACTATGTTTTCAGAGAAACCCGGCAGAGCGACCAACTGCATCTATGTTGCTAGAACACCGGTTCCTTAAGAACTCTGTGCAATCAACCTCCCCACGTAACAGTGATGTCTCAAATTGCTCTCATTTACTTAACGGGATGAACATAAAG GAACCAAACACTAGGAGGGAGAAACCAAATTTCAAACTAGATCAAATTCCGCGCGCTAGAAACGTGACATCCTCAGAGAG CTTCTTCAAACGTACTTCTTTTTCTCCAGTGAAAGTTGGCAGCAGCAAAAGTACCGGTCTCCTGATCTAA
- the LOC106307043 gene encoding mitogen-activated protein kinase kinase kinase YODA isoform X1: MRWLPQISFSSLKPVASYSESPDPDRNLDRDRFHRRLFRFNRGRLTRQRKLRHLTDDDVLVQRPASTSSSSSSPTVDVGLHRSPSAYTSGPRSPSAVPLPLPLPLPEGDSRNRNAVNVRGLEERDRDPGRVIADRTSSGGPPLSSVAHDSRRASENSSCNNSPNTRNGYWVNIPTMSAPTSPYMSPVPSPQRKSTGHDLPFFNLPPKSNQAWSAPDMPFDTSGLPPPAFYDFTAFSTGNSPINSPQPRSPRRQIRSPQPSRPTSPLHPMLSPEHLAAPRDGVSSPLHPRMSTDVASGRSSNVHPLPLPPGAACPSPSAATSPVPYPQATLKQDSFPMNSQWKKGKLIGRGTFGSVYVASNSETGALCAMKEVELFPDDPKSAECIKQLEQEIKLLSNLQHPNIVQYFGSEIVEDRFFIYLEYVHPGSINKYIRDHGGGTMTESVVRNFTRHILSGLAYLHSKKTVHRDIKGANLLVDASGVVKLADFGMAKHLTGQRADLSLKGSPYWMAPELMQAVMQKDSNPDLAFAVDIWSLGCTIIEMFTGKPPWSEFEGAAAMFKVMRDSPPVPESMSPEGKEFLRLCFQRNPAERPTASMLLEHRFLKNSVQSTSPRNSDVSNCSHLLNGMNIKEPNTRREKPNFKLDQIPRARNVTSSESESWQQQKYRSPDLTGTVPRLSPRSTLEAIPSPSPSSQRPKPSTERRRICIPSDQV; encoded by the exons ATGCGTTGGCTTCCACAAATCTCCTTCTCGTCTCTCAAACCCGTGGCTTCTTACTCTGAATCCCCGGATCCAGATCGCAATCTGGATCGAGATCGTTTCCATCGTCGTCTGTTTCGCTTCAACCGCGGGAGGCTCACGCGTCAGAGGAAGCTCCGTCACTTGACCGACGACGATGTTTTGGTACAACGCCCTGCTTCAACATCTTCTTCTTCTTCTTCTCCCACCGTCGACGTCGGGTTACATCGATCTCCAAGCGCTTACACGTCGGGTCCCCGCTCCCCTTCCGCCGTTCCCTTACCGTTACCTCTGCCGTTACCAGAAGGAGATTCGAGGAATCGGAATGCGGTAAACGTTAGAGGATTGGAGGAGAGAGATCGAGATCCCGGTAGAGTTATTGCTGATCGCACCTCCTCTGGTGGTCCTCCTCTCTCCAG CGTTGCACATGACTCGAGAAGAGCCTCTGAGAATTCTAGCTGTAACAATAGTCCGAATACTAGAAACGGTTATTGGGTGAACATACCAACCATGAGTGCTCCGACGAGTCCCTACATGAGTCCCGTCCCCAGCCCTCAAAGGAAGAGCACCGGCCACGATTTGCCCTTTTTTAATCTGCCTCCTAAGAGCAATCAAGCATGGTCTGCACCTGATATGCCCTTTGACACCTCTGGACTACCTCCTCCTGCGTTTTACGACTTCACTGCGTTTAGCACAGGCAACTCTCCAATCAACAGCCCACAGCCTCGAAGTCCGCGCAGACAGATCAGAAGTCCACAACCGAGCAGACCAACTTCACCGTTGCACCCGATGCTATCGCCTGAGCATTTGGCTGCACCAAGGGATGGTGTTTCCTCGCCGTTGCATCCCAGGATGTCCACTGATGTTGCCAGTGGACGTAGCTCCAATGTTCATCCTTTGCCTCTTCCTCCTGGAGCTGCTTGTCCCTCTCCATCAGCTGCTACTTCTCCTGTTCCGTACCCGCAGGCTACTCTCAAACAGGATTCGTTCCCGATGAATTCTCAGTGGAAGAAAGGGAAGCTAATAGGTCGTGGTACATTTGGAAGTGTTTATGTCGCCAGTAACAG TGAAACTGGAGCATTATGTGCGATGAAGGAAGTTGAGTTGTTTCCTGATGACCCAAAATCTGCGGAATGTATAAAGCAATTAGAGCAG GAAATCAAACTTCTCAGTAACCTTCAACATCCAAACATTGTGCAGTATTTTGGTAGTGAGATA GTGGAAGATCGTTTCTTTATATACCTGGAATATGTTCACCCGGGTTCAATTAACAAATATATTCGAGACCATGGCGGCGGTACCATGACAGAATCAGTTGTTCGCAATTTTACTCGTCACATCTTGTCCGGCCTGGCTTATTTGCACAGCAAAAAGACAGTACATAG GGATATCAAAGGTGCTAATCTCCTTGTCGATGCCTCTGGTGTTGTCAAGCTTGCTGACTTCGGCATGGCTAAACAC CTTACCGGGCAAAGAGCTGATCTTTCGCTGAAGGGAAGCCCGTACTGGATGGCACCAGAG CTCATGCAAGCTGTGATGCAAAAAGATAGCAACCCGGATCTCGCTTTTGCTGTTGATATATGGAGTTTAGGATGTACAATCATCGAGATGTTCACTGGAAAGCCTCCATGGAGTGAGTTTGAAGGG GCTGCAGCTATGTTCAAGGTGATGAGAGATAGCCCACCGGTACCTGAATCGATGTCACCGGAGGGCAAAGAGTTTCTAAGACTATGTTTTCAGAGAAACCCGGCAGAGCGACCAACTGCATCTATGTTGCTAGAACACCGGTTCCTTAAGAACTCTGTGCAATCAACCTCCCCACGTAACAGTGATGTCTCAAATTGCTCTCATTTACTTAACGGGATGAACATAAAG GAACCAAACACTAGGAGGGAGAAACCAAATTTCAAACTAGATCAAATTCCGCGCGCTAGAAACGTGACATCCTCAGAGAG TGAAAGTTGGCAGCAGCAAAAGTACCGGTCTCCTGATCTAACCGGGACAGTGCCCCGTCTGTCCCCTCGATCCACTCTCGAGGCTATTCCGAGCCCGTCTCCATCATCCCAACGACCTAAGCCAAGCACTGAGCGAAGAAGAATCTGCATCCCTTCAGATCAAGTTTGA